TACATTGAGGTATTCAACCCCCAATCTTGACTCTGAATTGGATTTTTAAGTCGTATCTCATGCACCACTTGCAGctaatttcaattttttttattgttgcCATTTTCTAAGTTACTACCCAGGAAATGTTATTACCAACACGATTCATGTCATTGCACACAATTTTGGTTACATTTTAACTTCAACCTATTATcaattactccctccgtctcatatcTATTGTACATTATTCCTTTTATgtgtgtcccaaattaattgtccatttCCATAAATGAAAAAATAATAATGTGATAAAGTTCTTTTGTGTCCCTACTTTATACATGTAAGACAAAATGATAggtaaaaagtaaggggtaaaCTGGAAAAGTTTACAGAAAAGTACATGTGTCAGGTACTTTTTTTTAaattgtgtgttttttgtctgtgaacAATAGATTTGAGACGGATGGAGTACCTTTTTACATTAGTTGATACCACATAACCCTCATACCTCACCATTAATAACTCACACTACTCACAAAATATACCACTCAATGTAAATAATTACCAAGATTTTCATAACTTAAAAATTGTTAGTCATTACTCATATATCTTGATCATGATCATGAAAATGTTTGTCACTACTTGCATTTGATGACCGGGATTGCGAAGAGCAAGCCACAAATTGAATTTTTGCAGCGTATGATTCCGATCATAAATGAATCATGACGCAAAAATTGTTGATCTTGACTTACATTACCCGATTGCGAGGGGAGTCTTAACACACAATAGGCAAAATGATATAGTAGGGCATTTTCGCCACTATTTGTGATATTAAATTGTCATTCTCCATATGTCATAAAATAATTCTCATTTTGACTTTCTAAGCTTATAAATTAAATTTTGATTAGACAAAATCTCAAACATCGTAGGTGAACTtaaacttctttttttttttttttaaatttgttgACCTTAAATAATTAAGAAATCTCACGGTTGACCTTGGAGTTAACGGTTGTTAAGTTTTGCCTGTTAAGTTGAATCACGTGCACTTCACGTTAGGGCATTTTCGTCCATCTATGTTTTGTTGATATGTTCCTTACAAATCGTCGTTCCTTATTAACTTGCATACGAATTTCATAACACCTTTTCATCTtcttctccaaaaaaaaaaaactctccaaACCAATTCAAAACTAGTGAAACCACAATCGTATTAATGTGATTGATAAGCTTAATTCGATGCGAGTGTCTAAGTGAAAACATTCAATCATGAACATACTTGCCTCACTCTGATGACATATTGATATATTGTTAAACCGAATGTTGGAATTGGTTGGATTTTAATGTTTATTGTATTTTGATAAACTAAATGTTGAATTTGGTTGAATTTTAATGCTTACTGTATTTTATTAATGTTAAACTGCCTTAAAAAGTGTTAACAAGCCAATTTTGCAGATCGATGACTAATTATGTGACTCAATTGCAGATTATTGGTTTAAACTTCGGAGTGCAGATTGTTGTTGATAAATTTGGTTCAAACTATGACCAATCATGTGACTCAGTTGCAGATCGATGTTAAACTGTGTCAATTACATATTTTATTTAAATGACCTAAATTGACCCATTGCAGATGTTATCATTGTTAAACTGCTTTTATAGTGTATCATTTGCAGTATAATTGTTTTGGTTCAAATTGCATCGTATAATGGCAAACAACGCCCAACTATATAGAAAATATGTAACTAATTAAAATATCTAAACATACATAGCAAACAATACCCAACtacaaaacaacaaaatcttcaacaTTCTAGCATGATTTTCTGCAGGATTAGCTTTGGCTTCACTCGCATTTTTTGAATTTAGTAAACCTGAAATTATCATCGTCGAACATTCACAAATTTGTGGATCAAACCAACCAAAAAACCTGCAAGTAAATCCCTGAAACACCAAACAATACAACCAAAAAATCAAAAATCGTATAACTGAAAACACACACTTTAAACGGGATTACCTTAATCAGAGAAGCATATAACGACGGTCTGGATTTGAATTGTCCATGATGTACGGAGGACAACGCTTCGACCACACCAACATACAACCATTTCGGATTCCAATTTGAATTTGATCAATTTAGTTGTGagtgaaaaattagggttttgaatttTGAAACGATGATTCAATTGGAACGTTTATAAAGAGTAAGGTAGGTTCACGTGTTTGGTAGACACAACCAAATTTAATGTATATGGATGAAAATGCCCTTACGTTATGTGCACGTGATTCAAATTAACGAATAGAATTTAACAACTGTCTACTCTAAGGTCGTGAGATATTTTAATAATGTGAGGTtaacgaagtaaaaaaaaaagttGATCGTAAGTTGAGGGAATAACAACATTTTGTCTCTTGATTAACTTCTTCCTTTTCATTCCAATCAAGCCCCTCTAAAATTGAAGTCGCAGCAGCCTTTTGTCTTTCAAATGGCTGCATCTGTTGCACGTTTTCGATTATCTCATTTTCTCCCAATCAATTCTTCATCATTTTATCGGTTGCGTTGTGTCTCCACAGTTTCTTCGTCTTCATCTTCTTCACTATACAAACGAATCGGAACTCATAACGGCACATTTCACTGCGACGAAGCCCTAGGATGCTTCATGATTACTCTCACTTCCAAATTTCACGGAGCTCAAATCGTCCGTACCAGAAACCTTCAAGTACTCTAATCTATCCATCCCTAAATACACCTTCATACTTTACGCTTCTACTTTATTGTTTAAATTAGGTTTACTTGCTCTTAAATGTTAACTGTCACTCACATGCTTCCACTTGTTGTTTATATTGTAACTATAACTAGTGAAGTGTGATACATTTTGGTGTAATTAACGGTTGTTTGTACATGTATATGAAATTAAAATTGGAATTGGATAGTGATATTGGGGAAATGTGGTTGAAAATTTGGAATAGGTTTTGGATACGCTTGATGCGGTGCTTGACGTTGGCGGAGTATATGATCCGAGCAGGGACCGGTTTGATCATCATCAGAACGGATTCGATGAAGCGCTTGGAAATGGATTTACGACTAAATTAAGTAGTGCTGGCCTTGTGTATAAGGTATGATTATACTCGATCAGTTTTTACTAATGAATCAAGTTTATGATTAGCAAATTGTTTCGTGTAGCATTATGGAGTTGAGATCATTGCGAATGCCGTTAAGCTTGATGAGAACCATCCTGACGTGCGTACCTTGTTTTTGGCTGTTTACAAGAATTTTGTAGAGGTAGTATGAAAAATTATCTGATGATTATACAATCTTGTAGTGTTTTAGCTGTTGATATTTGTTTATTGAAAGACTGTACATTGTGTTAGGCAGTTGATGCGATTGATAATGGAGTCAACCAATATGAGATAGATCAGCCTCCCAAGTATGTAAACAATACAACGTTATCTTCTAGAATCTCGAAATTGAATATGAACTGGTATGATGCTGATCAGTCACCTGAGAAAGAAGATCAGGCGTTTCAACAAGCAATGGCACTAGCAGGCAGTGAATTTATGGACGTGAGTAGATTCTATACTTAGTGTTTGCATGATATTGAGCAATGAAtgtgattttatattgtttttgtgTACCAGTCTATTTACTTTCATGCAAAGTCATGGTTACCAGCAAGAGCGGTTGTTATGGAATGTCTTGCAGCAAGAAAGAATATTGATTCTAGTGGTGAAATCATTTTACTGACCAGGTCGTGCCCTGTAAGTGAACAGTTATAAGAAACTATTTTGCTGTAAATTTTGCACCAACATAAGATTCACTCAAAAAGAACTcaattaattaataaatttattatatttGACAGTGGAAACTTCACATATTTGACCTTGAGGTGGAAATGAAGATCGGTCCTGTTTTGAAATATGTTATATATCAGGTGCTTAACACTGTTCAGATTTTCAAGATTTATACAGCAAAAGACTAAATTCCTCGATTCTTTTTATCATCTTATAGGATGACAGGAACCATAAGTGGCGAATACAAGCAGTAGCAGTGTCACCAGACAAATTTGAGAGCCGAAAGCCTTTACC
This genomic window from Rutidosis leptorrhynchoides isolate AG116_Rl617_1_P2 chromosome 2, CSIRO_AGI_Rlap_v1, whole genome shotgun sequence contains:
- the LOC139893333 gene encoding uncharacterized protein; protein product: MAASVARFRLSHFLPINSSSFYRLRCVSTVSSSSSSSLYKRIGTHNGTFHCDEALGCFMITLTSKFHGAQIVRTRNLQVLDTLDAVLDVGGVYDPSRDRFDHHQNGFDEALGNGFTTKLSSAGLVYKHYGVEIIANAVKLDENHPDVRTLFLAVYKNFVEAVDAIDNGVNQYEIDQPPKYVNNTTLSSRISKLNMNWYDADQSPEKEDQAFQQAMALAGSEFMDSIYFHAKSWLPARAVVMECLAARKNIDSSGEIILLTRSCPWKLHIFDLEVEMKIGPVLKYVIYQDDRNHKWRIQAVAVSPDKFESRKPLPSHWRGLTDDHLSQVAGIPGCVFVHASGFIGGNKTFEGALAMARASLLA